The genomic stretch GATGCAGGCCACGGCCGAGGCGATGGGGTGCCGCTTCGTCTATGCGTTCGTGCCGCCCCACACCATCGAGAATCTCGTCATCGCCCAAGCGCGGAAAAAGGCGCAGGCGATTGTCGACACGGCGGGCAAACATATGGCGCTGGAAGACCAGACCGTGACCGACAGCCGGAGCCGGCAAGAGGTGACCCGGCTGACGAACGAACTGATGTATGAAATGCCGTCCGATTTCTGGCAGGACAAATGATTGCACCCGACTATCCCGAGGGCGCGACGCCGCTTGATCCCAATGAACTCGGCGGACTGAAGTACAGGCACATCACGATCCAGGCCGAACTCGATGAACTGGAGCAGGCCAACGTCACGTCCGGCCTGTTGTGGCTCTCCCGGACACGAAGGAAGGACATCCTCACCGACGGTTTCGCCATCGAGCTTCACCGGCGGCTGTTTGGCGAGGTGTGGAATTGGGCTGGAACCTTCAGGACCACCGGTAAGAACATCGGCGTCGATCCAATGCAAATCGGGGTGCAGTTGCGCGCAGCGCTGGATGATGCACTCTACTGGATGGATCATGGCACATATGCGCCTGTGGAAGCAGCCGTGCGGCTTCACCACAGGGTCGTGTTCATTCATCCGTTTGCGAATGGCAATGGGCGCCATGCCCGTATCCTGGCGGACGCCGTGCTCGAGAAGCTGTACGGCGTCGATCCGATCGATTGGACCGCCGGGGCGGATTTGCTGAAAATGAATGAAAGGCGGGCGGCTTATATCTCGGCATTGAAGGCGGCCGACCGGCACGACATCGGTCTGTTGCTGGCTTTTGTTGGACTGGCAGGGCAGCTACGGCTGTGACCGGCACAGCCATCACGCCACCCCAACCTTGATCGGTTGGACCGCCATGCTATGTAAAAACCATGTCAGCCCCCAGCCTCACTGCCAACGCCCCGCTCATCGTCATCGATCTCCAGACCGGCATGTTCGACGGCGTGCACGAGCCGCCGATCCATGATGCGACTGCCATTGCCGAGCGCGCCCGGGCGGTGATCGACTGGGCAAGGCGCGGCGGGCGCAAGGTGGCTTTCATCAGGCATGATGGACCGGAAGGTGACCCGCTGGCGCCGGGTGAACCGGGCTGGCCCGTGTGGGCCGCCCTTGGCCAGGCCGACGATGAGCCGACCTTCGCCAAATCCGTGCGCGATGCCTTCAGCAATCCCGCCTTCGGCGACTGGGTCGCCGGGCAGGGCGCGGGTGCCGTGGTGATCCTCGGCGCGCAGACCGATTTTTGCGTGGCGGCGACCGTCAAGGCCGCGATCGCCAGAGGGCTCGGCGTCACCGTGGTTGCCGATGCCCATAGCACGCTGGACAGCGCCAGCGAGAGCGCTGAGCAGATCATCGCCCGCCATAATGGCGAATTCACCGTGGCCGGCGCGACTTTGGTGACGACGAAGGCGCTGGTCGGCGACTGAGGCTGCGAAAGGATGACGCCGCAGGCCGGTCGTCGCTTCACGCGGAGGCTGCGTCGTCTGGGACGCTTGCCATGGTCGACGCGGGCGGGGGGGCGCATTGTTGGGATGGCTGGGCGCCCGCGTCAACCAGGGCGGCTCGTACCGCCGCAGTAACACCATGACACGTCGGCGGGCGTTCGAAACTTCCGTGATAGCGGAATAGGCAGGAGCAGCGGCGCGGATTCGCGGTTTGCTTCGCCGAACCATTTGCCGGCACATTTGCCGAGAAACAGTTTCTCTTGCCTGCCGCATTGACCCGCGGCGGGCGGGCGGCGAGGACTGGAGCTTTCAACAGGGATAGCGCCCGTGAGCGAGCAGACGATTTTGAGCGAACAGACGATTTTCCGCAACGCGAAACTGACGGATGGGTCGCTGGCCGACCTCACCGTCACCGACGGCAGATTCAGCGCCATCGCGCCGGCCGGCAGTGCGCCGCCGGTTAATCTCGCCAACCCTGCCATCATCGATCCCACCATCATCGACCTTAGCGGCCAGCTTGTCGTGCCGGCCTTCGTCGAGGGGCATATCCATCTCGACACCTCGTTCTATGGCGATGCCTGGCGGCCGCACATTCCCTGTACCAACGGCTTCGACGTGCGCGAGCGCGTCGCCTTCCAGGCACAGAACCTTGCCGCCGCAGCGCCGATGGTGGAGCGGGCGAAGAACCAGCTCGACCTCTGCATCGGCAATGGCAGCCTGGCCATGCGCAGCCATGTCATGGTCGACGGCTCGGTCGGCCTCAGCCATGTCGAGACGATCCTCGCCGTACGAGAAAACTACCGCGACCTCATCGACATCCAGCTCGTCGCTTTCCCGCAAAGCGGTATTTTGTCCTCGCCCGGCACGGCGGAGCTTTTGGACGAGGCTTTGAAGCTTGGCTGTGGCCTCATCGGCGGGCTCGATCCGGCCAGCTTCGACCGCGATGTGAAGGGCCATCTCGACGTGATGTTCGCCCTGGCGCAAAAGCATGGGGCCGGCGTCGACATCCACCTGCATGATGGCGACACGCTCGGCCTGTTCCAGGTCGAGGAGATCGCCGCGCGGACAAAGGCGCTCGGCATGCAGGGCCATGTCGCCGTCAGCCATGCCTATGGGCTGGGCGACATCCCGGCCGATGCGCTCAAGAAAGCCGGCGCGATGTTGGCGGCCGCCGGCGTGGCGATCATGACCAACGCGCCCGGCAACCATGCCTTCCCGCCGGTGGCGGCTCTGCGGCAGGCAGGCGTCACCGTGTTCAGCGGCTCCGACAACATCCGCGATTCCTGGTGGCCCTATGGCGATGGCGACATGCTGAACCGGGCCAACATGATCGGCTACCGCTCCGGCTTCTACGAGGACCACGAGCTGGCCGCCGCCTTCGATGTGGTGACCCAAGCCGGCGCCAAGGCGTTGGGGCTGGAGGGTTACGGCATCGTGGTCGGTGCCAGCGCCGATTTCGTCGTCATGCGGGCTCAGCACGTGCCCGAGGCGGTGGTGGCCGTGCCGAAGCATCGGATGGTCTATCGCCGGGGCAAGGCGGTGGCGAAGAGCGGGGCAATGCTGGCGCGCTGACGCCAATGGCCGACGGATGGCGGAAGGGGCCTGGCGGGCAGGTGCAAAGGGAGCACGCCAGGCCCCGCCGGCTTCTGGCGGTAGCCGGCGTCTTTTACATTAGTAATATCTAATGTAATTGCAAGGCGGAGGCGAGACATCCCTGGGGATAGACGCTGCCGGATTTCAAAAGCCGGCCGCGCCCGCCACCATCAGCACCAGAACCACCGCTGCCACGCTCCAGACAGCCGCCACTGCCAAGGCTTGCCCGTTCAGACGGAACCTTCGACGAGGCTTTGGCAATTGCATCCTCGGCATGCTCAGAAGCGATCGGAATCGCAGACCCGTACGTTCTCGATGACCCAGTGGTGGTGGCGCCAATGCTTCCTGACCTTTACGAAGCAATTCCGGTTGTGATGATCGCGCCAGCGATGATCGCGCCAGTGATGCCGGCCCATGCCGCCATTGTCCGTGGTGATGACGAGGCTGGCGGCCTGCGTCGGGGCAACGTTGACGGGGGACAGCACGGAGACAATGAGAAGTGCGCAGAGAAGAGTGGTTTTCACTTTGAGTCCTCCGTTGTGGATAAGTCTTGTGCAGAGAAAATGGCGCTCCGGCCCATCACTCCGCCGCCCTCTGGTCGGTTGCCTGGGCCGATCGGGCCGGCACGGAAGACAGAGCGTGTTGATTGGACTGCTGCTCGCCGAAATAGAGCAAGCCGCCCAGGACGAGGAACACAATCCCGACCGCCACAAGTCCGACCATCAACACGGCGATCGCCGTGCCCGGGCCGTGGCCTGTTCTGGTGATGATGGATCGATGGTGCATCGCTCTTCCTTCGAAATCCACTCCGGTCCGAAGACCTTGCGGCAAACGATGGCAGAGGCAGGATGTTCCCGATGAGGAGCCGCATCGGCCTTTTGCGTTTCCTTGTAGGACCAAGGTCTTAGGTGGCTTGAGCAAAGGTCTGAGAGGCCTTGTTCGGTTCCGGCAATGTCCATGGGACGTTCCGCTATTTTAGCCAAATGAGATATAATCTTCTTGCCTCGTCGAAGGACGAATTCGGGCACCGGGAAGGGTAAAATGACGGCTGGCAGCCATCCGACAATGATGTGCTGACCTCCACATTTCGTCGGATGATGACCTTTCTACAGGCAGGTCAAGTGGAACCTCGTTCAGCCCGGGCATTGAGGCAAACAGGCGCTTGCCGAACTCAAGGAATTCGAACTTGTAGACATCGCGGCGGCTGAGCGACGCTGCCATGTCGCGGCTCCGTACCGGCATGGCGAAGCCGAATTCGCCGCCTTGGCAACCGCCGCGATCGATCCAGTACTGGTCCATGTCGGCGCGCTTGCGGGCGCGTTTTTTGGGCGAGCGGAAGTTGATGGTGTGCCTGGCATCGCAGACGCCGAGGACATGATCGGCGCCGCCACCGATGGCGATGCCTTCCATGACCAGCAGTGCCGCATCCTTGGGCCGGAGCCCGCACAGGTCGCGCGTGGCCTCGATGACGGCGCGCTTGGCCTTTGGCTCCTTGCTGCCCTGGAGCCCACCAATGGCGACCGTGTAGCGGCCGGTGCCCAGGGGGCTGGCGCTCAAGGGGCCGGCGCCCAGGGGATAGAGGATGAAGCTCAGTCTGACCAGGTCGAGCCGGTCGCTCTGCCGCGTCAGCCTTATCGAGAAGGCGCCTTCGTGGCTGGTGCCGGAATGAACGGATAGGCGCATGGTGAGCGCATAGGCATCGCGTCGCCCTGTGACCTGGCCGATGTGCATGATCCGCCCGCGCCAGGCCGCCTCAAGCATTTCCCGTGGCAGGCCCACCGCCGCCAGGTTGAAGTGGTCGACCAGAAGGTCGAAGCCGCGATGGCCGGGCAGCCCAAGGGCGAAGAATTTGTATGGCTTCTTGCGCATGAGATCGTCATGCGGGCAGCCCATCCCGTGGCGCCGCCGGAACCCTGCGAGAAAGCGGAACCATTTGAATGAGCTCACCGGCTTGCAGGCGAAGCGGGTTAGGAAAATCCTGGATTGCCGCACCCCCAGCCGCCGGCAAAGGCCAATAATCTGACTGAAGACGCCGGCGGTTTCCCGCAACCCGGCGCGCTCGCTCGTTTCGAAACTCAAGATGCATCCCACAAAGTTGTTGCGGGAGCGGGGTTAGCCCGGAGGGATTACGCCGACATTGCGGGGGGAAGCGCTGGTAGCGCTGAACATGGCCGTAATTTCCAGCCCTCACGTCTCGTCGAACCGACCCTCGCGCGTCGGGTGACGCTTGATCGCCGCTTCTTCCTCATCGTCGGGCAAGGCGTCGTCGCTGTCCTGATTGGCATTGTCGTCGTCTTCCTCGGCCAGGTCACCGTCTTTTTCGACGCCGTAGCTCATGTCGCCGTTTTCCAGCACGGAGTCGGGCAGGATCTGGCCGCCCTTGACCGCGTCCCAGTCCAGTTGCTCGATGGTCGGACCCTCGACCTCAGGGCTGTCGCCATCGTCGGTGCGTGGTTTGCTGCGCGGTGCCATACTGGCCTCCAATCCATGAAAGACTGAAGGCGAAACTCGGGGTAAAGCTGTTGGTTCCAGCCTGGTGGCAAAGGGGGCTTGGCAGCACAGGGTCTTGGCGGGGTCGGGCTCGCTTCGGGCTGCGGGTTCCAGGCGCAGCTACCCCAGCCACCACCACAGCGCCGCAACCGCGGCCACCACAGCGGCGACCGCCAGCCCCAGTATGATGTAGGAGCCGTTGATGATGTCGCGGATGATCTTCTTGATCGTCTCGCGGTCGTTGAGATTGGGGAAGGGGTCGTTGGGCAGCGCCACGCCGAGGAATTCGCAGAGCGGCGTCCAGCCTTCGGTCACCTTGTAGACCAGCAGCTTGTCCGGCGGCACGGCCGCCTTCACCTCATCGATATAGGCGTTGTATCGCGCGACGGCCTTGTCACGGTCGCCCATCACGCCGTCCAGCGTGCGGCCCCATATCAGCTTGCGCGACATGTCGCCGAATTTCCGCCCGAACGGCGTCAGCCATTCCAGGATCTTGAACTGCCAGACATTCTCGGTGAAGTAGATCGTGTCGATGGTGCTCTCGTACCACGCCTCGGCGCCGCGCGGGTGCAAGGTCAAAAGCACCTTGGCGTCGGGATAGGTGGCCAGCAATTCCTTCCACACGCAGCAGCCGGGATTGTCGACGGTGGCGGTATAGTTGGCGAAGACGCGGTTCCAGTCGTGCTGGCTGCCGGGCGGGCTGTTGGCCACCTTGCGCCAGAAATCGAGATGGCCCTTGTTGGCCTTGTTCATGATCACTTCCTGCATGTGATAGCAGGGCAGGCCAAGCCTGTTCAGCGCGGCAAAAGTCGACCACGTTCCGGTGCGGCCGAAACCGGCCCCAATCAATTTAAGCGTCATTCCCCCAGCCCCGCGGACCTGTTTTCTCCGTTATATCAGTCCGTGAGCATCAGATTGCGCCGGACCAAGCCGACGCGCAATAGCCGTTGCTGAACCGGCGGATCACATACTTGCGAAGTTGCTAAAATAATGGAACGCTGTGTGCGGGCAATGGGAGTTCGGGAAGGGAGTCGTTCGAACCGGGGCGGTTTCGGCGGCTTTGGGCATCTATGTATTTTGGACAATTTCTCGTTGGGATGTCGGCCACTACAGTCATCGTCGCAGTCTGGACCTATATGGCCACCGGTTCTTTCTGGCAGGCGCTTGCCTGGACGATAGCCGTGCTGGTTGTCCTGCAGGTCGGCTATTTCGTGCTCGTCGTGCGGCTGATCTTCAACCGCGCACACGAGGCGACAAGCCGGGATAAGGTCGACGCTGTTCCGCCGCTACATCGCGACGGCGTCTGGCTGTGAGTCCGGGCGCCCGTCATCGACCAGCAGTGGCGGCTGCGGCTACCAGCCCATCCATTCGCGGGTGCGCCAGGCAAGGCCGGCAAACGGCGCCATCAGTGCGATGACGACAAACATCAGCGTGAAGGGATGCCTGGTCATGGAGGGTCGGGGAGCCATGTCACAATCGTCCTTAGGAGGTTTATCCGGGAATGCGCGGGACAACGTCATCGCGGCGACATGGTTGCATGGATGGAAAGCCACGCCATTCGGTGGCTGGAACCGGATGCCGGCACCGGCGTTTTCCCGGTGTGACCCGGTGAGGCTGCCACCTCCGCCGGTCTAAGGCTCGCTCTGCTCCCGGCAGGGCGGGCCTTTTTCACGCCTTGGACGACGGCATGTGGAACGACACCGTCCGCTCTACGTTAGCTGTCGCTAAGGCAATCAGCGGATCGCGTTCACTTCGGAAGAGGCACCCTCAGTTGTACCTTTCGGTGGAAGTCTATATTGCGCGATACCCTTTGTATTTCCCAAATTACTTAAGCATATAAATTACTTAAGCATATATTGGTTTTATACGCCCGTAGGCGAAAACAATTAAAATCGGCATTTGTCGAATTGCCGCATAGTTATTCCATCAATTGGAATGGAACCTTGCGATGATGGCCGAGTTTTCCTGCAGGGCGGAACCCAGATATCTAACAAGGAGATTTGTTATGAAATATTATCTTTCGAGTGCGGCGGCCGCGATCATTCTGATGGGCGGCATTGGTGCGGCGCTGGCTGAAGACGTCGTCGTTGTCCAGCCGGCGCAGCGGATCGTGGTTCAACCGGAGCAGGAGACGGTCGTTCGTCAATACATCAAGAAGCAGCCGCTGGCATCGGTCAACCTTTTGGGCCTCGAGCTCAAGCTCGGCTCGCCGGTGCCGGACAAGGTCGAACTGCGCGAAGTGCCCAACGTCAAGTACCGCGTCGCCGTCATCAACGACCAGACTGTGCTCGTCGACCCCGAGACCCGTCAGATCGTCGAGGTTCTGAACTAACCAAAACAGCAACTGGCATTTAAGAACCCGCCACCAATCTCGTGGCGGGTTTTTCTTGTCGGCCGTTGCCTATTCAGCCGCCAGCTTGTCCTGCGTCTTGGTGTCGAAATCGCTGGCGTCGTGGCGCTCGTGCAGCTGCAGGGCCGGCTCGCCGAAGGCGCGGTTGACCATGCGGCCGCGCTTGACGGCCGGGCGCTCGTCGATCGCTTTCGCCCAGCGCTGAACGTGCTTGTACTCCTGCACCGACAGGAAGTCGGCGGAATCATTGTACATGCGGCCGAGCGCCAGCCCGCCATACCAGGGCCATACCGCCATGTCGGCGATCGAGTAATCCTTGCCGCCGAGATATTCAGTTTCCGCCAGCCGGCGGTCGAGGACGTCCATCTGGCGCTTGGTTTCCATGGCGAAGCGGTCGATGGCGTATTCGAATTTCTGCGGCGCATAGGCGTAGAAATGGCCGAAGCCGCCGCCGAGATACGGCGCCGAGCCCATCTGCCAGAACAGCCAGGACAGAACTTCCGCGCGCGCCGGCTGTTCGGTGGGCAGGAATTCGCCGAATTTCTCGGCGAGATAGACCAGGATCGAGCCGGATTCGAAGACGCGCACAGGCGTGGCGCCGCTGCGGTCCATCAGAGCCGGGATCTTGGAATTGGGATTGACCTCGACGAAGCCGCTGCCGAACTGGTCGCCATCATTAATCTTGATCAGCCAGGCGTCGTATTCGGCGCCCTTGTGGCCGCGCGCCAGAAGCTCCTCCAGCATGACCGTCACCTTGACGCCGTTCGGCGTCGCCAGCGAATAAAGCTGCAGCGGATGCTTGCCGACGGGCAGTTCCTTGTCATGCGTCGGCCCGGCGATCGGCCGGTTGATGCTGGCAAAGGCGCCGCCATTTGCCTTGTTCCAGGTCCATACTTTCGGCGGGGTGTAGTCTGTCATGTCGGGCCTCGTGGGGAAGATAGCGTGGGACGGGATGGGCAGATCCATCCATAGCTAGGGCTGCGGAGGGGGAAGTTCAACTTGCGTTGAACTATTGTCAAATGTTGGTGCGGTCCCGACTTTGTCTTCGTGTGTCGGCCCTTCGCAGGCTCAGGGCGTTCGAGGCTCGAAAAGCCAAGCAATTGGCTTTTCGTCCGCTGCGCGGACGCCTCTCACCCCTTGCGCGCTCCTTTCAACGGCATACCTATAGAAGAAGCCGCCAGGGCATTTGCATCGCAGGACAAAATCATGACCATCAATCCCAATCCGCGCTCCGTCGTCGCCGTGCGCGCGACCGTTCCGGAGGATGCTTTTACGGCCGGCGCGCTGGGCACGCTCAGGGAGGGCAGTGGCGTCGTCATCCGTGACGACGGGCTGGTGCTGACGATCGGCTATCTAATCACCGAGGCAGAAGAAGTCTGGCTGACCGCGCATGACGGCCGCGTCATCCCCGCGCACGCGCTGGCCTACGACCAGGAATCGGGCTTCGGCCTGGTCCAGGCGCTGGCGCCGACCGGGTTGCCGGCCGTGGCGCTCGGCGATGCCGGCAAGGCTCGTATCGGCGACGCGGTGGTGCTTGCCGACGGCATTGGCCGGGCGGTGGAGGCCAAGATCGTCACCAAGCAGGAATTCGCCGGCTATTGGGAATATTTGCTCGACGAGGCGATCTTCATCGCGCCCGCGCATCCGTCCTGGGGCGGCGCGCCGCTGTTTAGCGCCGATGGCGCGCTGCTCGGCATCGGCTCGCTGCGCCTGCAGATGAGCCGCGCCGGCGAGGTCGCCGATATCAACATGGTGGTGCCGATCGATCTGTTGCCGCCGATCCTCGACGATCTCCTGACGCGTGGCCAGGTGGCGAGGCCGCCGCGTCCGTGGCTCGGCGCGCTGTCGGCCGAAAGCGACGGCAAGGTGGTGGTGATGAGCGTGACCGAAGGCGGCCCGGCCGCCAAGGCCGGCCTGCGCCAGGGCGATGTCATCTCCGAGGTCCGCGACGGCGCGGTCGACGGGCTCGCCGATTTCTATCGCAAACTGTGGGACAGCGGCTCGGCGGGCGCCGAGATCCCGATGCGGGTGGTGCGCGACGGCCGCGAGACCTGGCTGCGCGTCAAATCCGCGGACCGCGGCAGTTTCTTGAAGAAGCCGCAGCTGCAGTAGCCGTGTTGCGTCGGTAATGCATCCAAGACTGCTCAGGACCTTTCTCGCGGTGGCGCGCAGCCGAAACATCACCCGCGCCGCCGAGGCGGTGAACCTCGCCCAATCGAGTGTCAGCGACCAGATCCAGTCGCTGGAGGCGGAACTTGGTGCCGCCTTGTTCACGCGCTCGAAGTCCGGCCTGGAACTGAGGCCGGCAGGGCTGGCTCTGAAGCCGATCGCCGAAGAGTTGCTGCGGCTTGACGCCGAGGGGCGTGCGGCCGTGCTGGCCGCTGCCGGGCAGACAAGCGGAACGCTGACCATCGGCGCGCTGGAAACGATCGCCTCGGCACGGCTGGCGCCGTGGCTGCCGGGGTTCCAGGCCAGCCATCCCGATATCACCGTGCGGATGAAGGTGACCGACAGCGGCACGCTGCGGCGCCTGCTGGAGGACGGCGACATCGATGTCGCCTTCTGCTTCGAGCGTCGCGACGGTACGAACGGCGCCGATGAACGCCTGGCCAGGCGCACGATAGGCGCCGAACCGCTGGTGCTGGTGGCGGCGCCGGGACAAGGCACCGCGCCACGCGACCTTGTCGCCCTTGCCGCGCTGCGTTTCGTAGCGACCGAGCCTGGATGCATCTACCGGCATCTGTTCGACACCGCTTTTGCCGAGGCGGGCACGGCGGCGCCAAAACTTGCTGCCGAAGTCGGCAGCATCGGCGCCATTGCCCGGCTGGTGGCGGCCGGCGCTGGGCTCGGCCTCGTTCCACGTCTCGCGGTCTGCGACGCGCTTGAGCGTGGCGATCTCATTGAACTGCCGTGGCCTGGCCTGGCACAGGCGGCACCGCTGACGATGATCTGGCGCCGCCGGCGCGTCCAGCCGCCGGCGCTCAGGCACTTGCTCGCCGCCGCGCGCGACACGCTGGCGCTGAAACCCTCTCGAATCAGTTCAGAACCTGAATCGACAAGTCGGCCCAAGGTCTTGCTTTGAAAGCAGTTCCCGACGCCGGTCCAGTTCAGACAAGCCGGTGTCCGCCTTCCACATGCAGCATCGTTCCGGTGGCAAAACCATTGCCGATCAGGAAGATAATGGCGTCGGCGATGTCTGCGGGCTGGCCGATCCTGCCGACCGGCAGCCGCTCGGCCATCGCGGCAAGCATTTCGGCCTTGCGGTCGCCAGCGACCTGCGCCCAGATCGTGGTATCGACCCAGCCGGGCGAGACGGCGTTGACGCGGACCGGCGCGAGTTCGACGGCAAGCGCCCGCACCAGCCCTTCGAGTGCGGCATTGACGGCGGCGACGACCGAGCCGCGCGCGGCGGGCCGGTAGGCGGCGATGCCGGAAACGAAGGTCATCGAGCCGCCAGCCGCGAGCCGTGGGGCGCCGTGCTTGGCAAGCAGCAGCGGGCCGAAGAGCTTGCTGTCGACCGCGCGTTGCGCCGCCTTGAGGTCAACTTCCGGCACCAGCCTGTAGGCGCCCTCGATGTCGGCCGCCGTGCTGACGATATGGTCGAGCCCGCCGATGCGCGCGAACAGGTCCGCGACCTGGTCTTCCCGCGCTATGTCGACCACGGTCAACGCCAGGCCGAGGGGATTGCCGAGTTCCTCGCGTGCCCGTTGCAGCCGGTCCTGGGTACGCCCGGCGATGACGATTTCGGCACCGGCCTCGACGCAGCGCCTGGCCAGCGCCAGGCCCATGCCGGAGCCGCCGCCGACGATCAGGATTTTCTGGTTTGAAATGCTCATTTCGCTCTGCCTTTGCTGGATTGGGACAAGGGCAGGGGATTGGCAGGTCGGTGTGCCGAGCGGAAACGGAAGAAACCGATGGTGTTATCGGAGAGGCCGATGGTGTCCGCGCATAAGCGCCATTTCGTTCAGCGCACCAGCGGGCTGTCCCAGACGACGAACAGCAGTGCTTTCAGCTGGGCAAAACGCTCCGGCCCAAGTTCGCTGCGCCACTCCTCCTCGATGTCGCGCAATATGTCGACCATCTTCCAGAAGGCGGCATGGCCGCGTTCGGTGGAGTGCACCACGCGCGCGCTGCCTTCGCCGTCGGAGCGGACGATGTAGCCGTAACCTTCGAGGCTGCTGAGCAATTGGTTGATCGCCTGTTTGCTCATGCCGGCACGCTCGGCAATGGTGCCAGGCCGTGCGCCATCCGGGCCGGGAAACTGCAGCACTGCCATATGCGGCAGGCGCAATTCGTCGAAACCGGCGGCGTTTAGTTCCTTGATCAGCCGGCGCTGGATCGCCTGTGCCGGCACGCGCAGCAGGGCGCCGATCAAAAGGTCCTCGGTTTTGGTCTGCAATACTTCGGCTGCGGTGGCCATTGACGATCCGGTAAATTGAGTTTACTGAT from Mesorhizobium sp. NZP2077 encodes the following:
- a CDS encoding mobile mystery protein A, encoding MSVRQAVRQQYQAVVDLARGGNIRVPAEGWIRTVRKALGMSGAQLAGRMGVTRARIAQVEQAELEGGVTLKSMQATAEAMGCRFVYAFVPPHTIENLVIAQARKKAQAIVDTAGKHMALEDQTVTDSRSRQEVTRLTNELMYEMPSDFWQDK
- a CDS encoding mobile mystery protein B; its protein translation is MIAPDYPEGATPLDPNELGGLKYRHITIQAELDELEQANVTSGLLWLSRTRRKDILTDGFAIELHRRLFGEVWNWAGTFRTTGKNIGVDPMQIGVQLRAALDDALYWMDHGTYAPVEAAVRLHHRVVFIHPFANGNGRHARILADAVLEKLYGVDPIDWTAGADLLKMNERRAAYISALKAADRHDIGLLLAFVGLAGQLRL
- a CDS encoding amidohydrolase family protein, with the translated sequence MSEQTILSEQTIFRNAKLTDGSLADLTVTDGRFSAIAPAGSAPPVNLANPAIIDPTIIDLSGQLVVPAFVEGHIHLDTSFYGDAWRPHIPCTNGFDVRERVAFQAQNLAAAAPMVERAKNQLDLCIGNGSLAMRSHVMVDGSVGLSHVETILAVRENYRDLIDIQLVAFPQSGILSSPGTAELLDEALKLGCGLIGGLDPASFDRDVKGHLDVMFALAQKHGAGVDIHLHDGDTLGLFQVEEIAARTKALGMQGHVAVSHAYGLGDIPADALKKAGAMLAAAGVAIMTNAPGNHAFPPVAALRQAGVTVFSGSDNIRDSWWPYGDGDMLNRANMIGYRSGFYEDHELAAAFDVVTQAGAKALGLEGYGIVVGASADFVVMRAQHVPEAVVAVPKHRMVYRRGKAVAKSGAMLAR
- a CDS encoding LysR family transcriptional regulator; the encoded protein is MHPRLLRTFLAVARSRNITRAAEAVNLAQSSVSDQIQSLEAELGAALFTRSKSGLELRPAGLALKPIAEELLRLDAEGRAAVLAAAGQTSGTLTIGALETIASARLAPWLPGFQASHPDITVRMKVTDSGTLRRLLEDGDIDVAFCFERRDGTNGADERLARRTIGAEPLVLVAAPGQGTAPRDLVALAALRFVATEPGCIYRHLFDTAFAEAGTAAPKLAAEVGSIGAIARLVAAGAGLGLVPRLAVCDALERGDLIELPWPGLAQAAPLTMIWRRRRVQPPALRHLLAAARDTLALKPSRISSEPESTSRPKVLL
- a CDS encoding sulfotransferase family protein, with product MTLKLIGAGFGRTGTWSTFAALNRLGLPCYHMQEVIMNKANKGHLDFWRKVANSPPGSQHDWNRVFANYTATVDNPGCCVWKELLATYPDAKVLLTLHPRGAEAWYESTIDTIYFTENVWQFKILEWLTPFGRKFGDMSRKLIWGRTLDGVMGDRDKAVARYNAYIDEVKAAVPPDKLLVYKVTEGWTPLCEFLGVALPNDPFPNLNDRETIKKIIRDIINGSYIILGLAVAAVVAAVAALWWWLG
- a CDS encoding DUF1236 domain-containing protein — encoded protein: MKYYLSSAAAAIILMGGIGAALAEDVVVVQPAQRIVVQPEQETVVRQYIKKQPLASVNLLGLELKLGSPVPDKVELREVPNVKYRVAVINDQTVLVDPETRQIVEVLN
- the yghU gene encoding glutathione-dependent disulfide-bond oxidoreductase — its product is MTDYTPPKVWTWNKANGGAFASINRPIAGPTHDKELPVGKHPLQLYSLATPNGVKVTVMLEELLARGHKGAEYDAWLIKINDGDQFGSGFVEVNPNSKIPALMDRSGATPVRVFESGSILVYLAEKFGEFLPTEQPARAEVLSWLFWQMGSAPYLGGGFGHFYAYAPQKFEYAIDRFAMETKRQMDVLDRRLAETEYLGGKDYSIADMAVWPWYGGLALGRMYNDSADFLSVQEYKHVQRWAKAIDERPAVKRGRMVNRAFGEPALQLHERHDASDFDTKTQDKLAAE
- a CDS encoding isochorismatase family protein, coding for MSAPSLTANAPLIVIDLQTGMFDGVHEPPIHDATAIAERARAVIDWARRGGRKVAFIRHDGPEGDPLAPGEPGWPVWAALGQADDEPTFAKSVRDAFSNPAFGDWVAGQGAGAVVILGAQTDFCVAATVKAAIARGLGVTVVADAHSTLDSASESAEQIIARHNGEFTVAGATLVTTKALVGD
- a CDS encoding exopolysaccharide production repressor protein, with amino-acid sequence MSATTVIVAVWTYMATGSFWQALAWTIAVLVVLQVGYFVLVVRLIFNRAHEATSRDKVDAVPPLHRDGVWL
- a CDS encoding S1C family serine protease, giving the protein MTINPNPRSVVAVRATVPEDAFTAGALGTLREGSGVVIRDDGLVLTIGYLITEAEEVWLTAHDGRVIPAHALAYDQESGFGLVQALAPTGLPAVALGDAGKARIGDAVVLADGIGRAVEAKIVTKQEFAGYWEYLLDEAIFIAPAHPSWGGAPLFSADGALLGIGSLRLQMSRAGEVADINMVVPIDLLPPILDDLLTRGQVARPPRPWLGALSAESDGKVVVMSVTEGGPAAKAGLRQGDVISEVRDGAVDGLADFYRKLWDSGSAGAEIPMRVVRDGRETWLRVKSADRGSFLKKPQLQ
- a CDS encoding DUF535 family protein encodes the protein MSFETSERAGLRETAGVFSQIIGLCRRLGVRQSRIFLTRFACKPVSSFKWFRFLAGFRRRHGMGCPHDDLMRKKPYKFFALGLPGHRGFDLLVDHFNLAAVGLPREMLEAAWRGRIMHIGQVTGRRDAYALTMRLSVHSGTSHEGAFSIRLTRQSDRLDLVRLSFILYPLGAGPLSASPLGTGRYTVAIGGLQGSKEPKAKRAVIEATRDLCGLRPKDAALLVMEGIAIGGGADHVLGVCDARHTINFRSPKKRARKRADMDQYWIDRGGCQGGEFGFAMPVRSRDMAASLSRRDVYKFEFLEFGKRLFASMPGLNEVPLDLPVERSSSDEMWRSAHHCRMAASRHFTLPGARIRPSTRQEDYISFG
- a CDS encoding SDR family oxidoreductase: MSISNQKILIVGGGSGMGLALARRCVEAGAEIVIAGRTQDRLQRAREELGNPLGLALTVVDIAREDQVADLFARIGGLDHIVSTAADIEGAYRLVPEVDLKAAQRAVDSKLFGPLLLAKHGAPRLAAGGSMTFVSGIAAYRPAARGSVVAAVNAALEGLVRALAVELAPVRVNAVSPGWVDTTIWAQVAGDRKAEMLAAMAERLPVGRIGQPADIADAIIFLIGNGFATGTMLHVEGGHRLV